The following nucleotide sequence is from Nautilia sp. PV-1.
ATTGAGAATTGAGAATGGAGAATTGAGAATTAAAAATGTAGAATGGAGAATGGTAGTAATCATTTTCCATTGTACATTTTACATTGTACGTAGATCATTGAAAGTTGGTTGTTAAAAGTCTTGTCCACGCCGCGAGAAAGCTACTAAGGGCGAGCGGTGGATGCCTAGGCTGGAAGAGGCGAAGAAGGACGTGCTAGGCTGCGAAAAGCCAGGGGGAGTTGCCAAGAAGCGTTGATCCCTGGATATCCGAATGGGGGAACCCGGCCGGTGGAGACACCGGTCATCCCACGTAAGTGGGAGGCGAACCCGGGGAAGTGAAACATCTCAGTACCCGGAGGAAAAGAAATCAAACGAGATTCCGAAAGTAGCGGCGAGCGAAATCGGAGTAGCCCGTCTCTGTGTAGCCAACAGATTAGAGGAATTACCTGGAAAGGTAAGCCACAGAAGGTGAGAGCCCTGTACTCGAAAATCTGTTGGTGGGACTAAGCAGAGACCTAGCGAGTAGCTCGGGACACGTGTTATCCTGAGTGAAAATGGGAGGACCACCTTCCAAGGCTAAATACTACTTCCAGACCGATAGTGCACAAGTACCGTGAGGGAAAGGTGAAAAGAACCCCGGTGAGGGGAGTGAAATAGAACCTGAAACCGCTTGCCTACAATCATTCGGAGCCCTATTGTCTTCGGACAAGGGTGACGGACTGCCTTTTGCATAATGAGCCTGCGAGTTGTGGTCACTGGCGAGGTTAATCCGAGAGGAGGAGCCGAAGCGAAAGCGAGTCTGAATAGGGCGATATAGTCAGTGGCTGCAGACCCGAAGCTGAGTGATCTATCCATGGGCAGGTTGAAGGTGGGGTAAGACCCACTGGAGGACCGAACCGGTAGGCGTTGAAAAGCCTTCGGATGACCTGTGGATAGGGGTGAAAGGCCAATCAAACTCAGTGATAGCTGGTTCTCTCCGAAATGCATTTAGGTGCAGCGTCAAGACGTAGCCGTAGGGGGTAGAGCACTGATAGGGCTAGGGCGGCCCACAGCTGTACCAAACCCTGTCAAACTCCGAATACCTACGGTGGAATCTTGGCAGTGAGGCGTAGGGTGATAAAATCCTATGTCGAGAGGGGAACAACCCAGACTACCGACTAAGGCCCCCAAGTGATAGCTAAGTGGAAAAGGAGGTTTTCCTGCTTAGACAACCAGGAGGTTGGCTTAGAAGCAGCCATCCTTTAAAGAAAGCGTAACAGCTCACTGGTCGAGCGGGGGAGCGCCGAAAATATAACGGGGCTAAAGCTATCCGCCGAAGTCGTAGATTCCAGTTGGACTGGAGTGGTAGGAGAGCGTTGATGTCAGCGTCGAAGCTGTACCGGTAAGGAGCAGTGGAGCGGCATCAAGTGAGCATGCAGGCATGAGTAGCGATAAAACAGGTGAGAATCCTGTTCGCCGAAAGCCTAAGGTTTCCTACACGATGCTCGTCAGTGTAGGGTTAGTCGGGACCTAAGACGAGGCCGAAAGGCGTAGTCGATGGGAAAACGGTTAATATTCCGTTACCTACTAATAGCGAGCCGAAGGGGGGACGCATAGGGCTAACCGAGGTCACTGATGGAATAGTGGCTCGAAGGGTGTAGGAGGTCAGATAGGCAAATCCGTCTGACAATACTCCGAGACCTGACAGGCTCTCAAAGTCCTTCGGGACGGAGAGAGAATCGGTGATGCCGTCGTGCCGAGAAAAGCCTCTAAGGCGTTTGAGCTATTAGTAGCCCGTACCGCAAACCGACACAGGTAGGCGGGATGAGTATTCTAAGGCGCGTGGAAGAACCCTCCCTAAGGAACTCGGCAAACTGGCACCGTAACTTCGGGATAAGGTGTGCCCCGAGTAGGTGAAGCCCCCTGCGGGTGGAGCCGAAAGGGGTCGCAGCGCAGCGCTCTTGCCGACTGTTTACCAAAAACACAGCACTCTGCTAACTCGCAAGAGGAAGTATAGGGTGTGACGCCTGCCCGGTGCCGGAAGGTTAAGGGGATCCGTTAGCCGTAAGGCGAAGCGGTGAACCGAAGCCCCGGTAAACGGCGGCCGTAACTATAACGGTCCTAAGGTAGCGAAATTCCTTGTCGGTTAAATACCGACCTGCATGAATGGCGTAACGAGTGAGGGGCTGTCTCAGGGAGGGATCCAGTGAAATTGTAGTGGAGGTGAAAATTCCTCCTACCCGCGGCAAGACGGAAAGACCCCGTGGACCTTTACTACAGCTTGGCATTGTAGGTGGGATATCCATGTGCAGGATAGGTGGGAGGCTATGAAGCCCGGGCGCCAGCTCGGGTGGAGCCGCCCTTGAGATACCACCCTTGGATATCCTGCCTACTAACCCGCAGCAGTAATCCTGCTGGGGGACAGTGCCTGGCGGGTAGTTTGACTGGGGCGGTCGCCTCCTAAAGAGTAACGGAGGCTCACAAAGGTTGGCTCATGACGGTTGGAAATCGTCAGAAGAGTGTAAAGGCACAAGCCAGCCTGACTGCGAGACAAACAGGTCGAGCAGAGACGAAAGTCGGTCTTAGTGATCCGGTGGTTCTGAGTGGAAGGGCCATCGCTCAAAGGATAAAAGGTACCCCGGGGATAACAGGCTGATCTCCCCCGAGAGCTCACATCGACGGGGAGGTTTGGCACCTCGATGTCGGCTCATCGCATCCTGGGGCTGGAGCAGGTCCCAAGGGTATGGCTGTTCGCCATTTAAAGCGGTACGCGAGCTGGGTTCAGAACGTCGTGAGACAGTTCGGTCCCTATCTGCCGTGGGCGTAGGAAGGTTGAGGAGAGCTGACCCTAGTACGAGAGGACCGGGTTGGACGAGCCACTGGTGTACCAGTTGTCCTGCCAAGGGCAGTGCTGGGTAGCCAAGCTCGGAAGGGATAACCGCTGAAAGCATCTAAGCGGGAAGCCCACTCCAAGATGAGCCTTCCCATGAGGGTGCAGGAAGACTACCTGCTTGATAGGCTGGGGGTGTAAGCCCTGCAAGGGGTTGAGCTGACCAGTACTAATAACCCGATTGGCTTTACTTGCGGTGATGGACAAGACTTTTAACAGCTAACTTTCAGTATATAGTATCAATCCTAGTGGGAAAAGCGTAGGGGAAACACCCAGTTCCATTCCGAACCTGGCAGTTAAGCCCTACAGCGCTGATGATACTGCACCTTTCAGGTGTGGGAAAGTAGGTCCCCGCTAGGATTTATAGTATATACTGTAAGTCCTAAAGCTGCCTATTCATCATTTCAATCAACTCTTTTTAATAACCTATATATGGGTCTGGCACCTAACGTTTACTATGTTTTCCTGTTATCTAACTTATTTTATTATTAAATATGCATAGATAAAATATTTGACGCTTCATATTTTAATTAATTTGTTCTACTTATTGTGTAAGATTAGTATTCGTTCATTGATTATTCATTATTAATATTTTAGATTTTATTGTTTTATTATATTTATTTTCTTTACAACATCATTTTTCTAAAATATATTAATAAAAATAATTTATCTAATAGATTCATTTATAATTGTTTTAAAATTTAAGTTAACAAGTAATTTAAATTTTACATTTATATTACATTTTTAACTTATTTTTTTACTATTATTCTAAAATTAATTTTCAATTTAATTTTTTACTATTACATTTGCAATTAAATGTACTTTTTTTTGGTAATATAATCTTACAAATATTGTTTTTTTAAAGGGCGGGGGTATGACACTTGATGAGTTCATCGATCATTATTTTGAGGAAATTGAAAAAATAAATACCTATCATTTTAATTTTTTAGTAACTCATAGATTCACTTTTCCTAAACATAATTATCTTCAATTAAAAAGATTTATTGATACTGCAACAAATTTTTTGTCTGAAATTGATGATAATTTATTAAGAGGATTGACGGCTAAATTATATGGTGATGTCGATTCATTATATAAATATTACCAAAAATTTAAAAAAAAGACTGAATATGACGAGTATGTGTTTGTTAATGATTATCTAATGGAAGTTGACAGATACAAGGAGTTAAAAAACAGCCACGAAATGCTTAAAACTGAAATTGAAAGTTACAATAAAAGTATACAGGACACAGAATTAAAATTAAAACGATTTAAAAAAGTACCAAAAGATGAAAAAGAACTTGCCGAGTATAAAAAATTAAAAAAGAAACATGTTGATTCTATTTACTATATATCTAAAATTAAAGATGAATATTCTGAAGTTAAGAAAAAAATGTCAGAGTTAGAAAAGTATGAAAGAAAACAGTTTATACCGAAATTTAATAAATACAAGGAAATGCATCTTAAAAAACTTGAAAAAATTATAAATGTAAAGTTGTACTATTATGAAAAGTTATTATGGTTGCAGGCTTCAGAATCTGATTTAATAAAAAAATTTTTTGAAGAGTCAAATATTGATGGAGAGTTCTCTACAAAAACATTTATAAATTACTATTTAAAACACATAGATACAAGTAAAAGTTCAAATGGCGACTGGTATTCATATTTAAATGAGCTATTAAAGGTAATAGAATGAATTTATTTACAGAATATACAGAGGAAGAAATTGAGTTTTTATTATCACTGACTAACAATAAATATATAAACTTAAAAAAAGAGGTTAAGTTTTTGGAAAATATTGATGACTATGTTATAGATAAAGAAATAAAAAAAATAACCGTTAAAGAATTTGATCAAAAAAAGGTTATAGAAGATAATTACGATTTATTATACGTTATAGATGGTGAACTTGTGATACTTAAAGATAGTAAAATAATTAAAAAAATTAAAAATGATGAAGTATTTGGAATTAATAAGTTATTACATAACGAAAGTTATTATCTAGTTACAATAAAAAATACTAAAATATGTTTTATGGAACTAAAGAGTAAAAAAAGTGTTCTAATCAAATTATTAGATTATACTGTTAAGAAATGCTGTGAGCAAAAAATAGTTTAATTTTGCAAAAAATAATAAAAAACTCTTGACATATAAAATCAATTTGCATATAATTTCAGTCCACAAAGACAAGTTGGAGATGCCGGCGTAGCTCAGTTGGCTAGAGCAGCTGATTTGTAATCAGCAGGTCGGGGGTTCGAGTCCCTTCGCCGGCTCCATGTATTTCAGCGTTTGACCAGTTATACTGGTGGGGTTCCCGAGTGGCCAAAGGGGACGGGCTGTAAACCCGTTGGCGTTTGCCTTCGAAGGTTCGAATCCTTCCCCCACCACCATTGAGCGGGCGTAGCTCAGTTGGCTAGAGCGTCAGCCTTCCAAGCTGAGGGTCGCGAGTTCGAGTCTCGTCGCCCGCTCCAGTCATGACAAACTGGGAGCTGAGCAAACTGCTTATAATTGTTGTCTGCTCATATACTCCCGAAATTACTAATGTTTTGTGTTATAAAACATTGCTAGCAGTGTTTTTGCCCATATAGCTCAGTGGCAGAGCACTTCCTTGGTAAGGAAGAGGTCGCCGGTTCAATCCCGGCTATGGGCTCCAGCAAGGCCTTGTTGGAGTTCATTAATAGAGCTAATTTTTAAAAATTTTAAATGGAGGAATAAAATGGCAAAAGAAAAATTCCAAAGAACCAAACCACACGTTAATATTGGTACAATTGGACACGTTGACCACGGTAAAACAACTTTAACAGCAGCTATTACTGGTGTTCTTGCTCAAAAAGGTCTTTCTGAAATGAAAGATTATGACAACATCGATAATGCTCCTGAAGAAAAAGAAAGAGGTATTACAATTAATACTTCACACGTTGAATATGAAACTGAAAACAGACACTACGCACACGTAGACTGTCCAGGACACGCAGACTACGTTAAAAACATGATTACTGGTGCTGCTCAGATGGACGGAGCTATCTTAGTTGTTGCAGCTACAGATGGTCCTATGCCTCAAACTAGAGAGCACATCCTTCTATCAAGACAGGTTGGTGTTCCGGCAATCGTTGTATTCCTAAACAAAATGGATATGGTAGACGACGAAGAACTATTAGAATTAGTTGAAATGGAAGTTAGAGAACTTCTTAGCGAATATGATTTCGACGGTGACAATGCTCCAGTTGTAGCTGGATCAGCACTTAAAGCACTTGAAGAAGTTAAAGCTGGAAGCCTTGGTGAATGGAGTGAAAAAATCCTTGAACTAATGGCAGCTGTTGACGAATATATTCCAACTCCGGAAAGAGATACTGAAAAAGATTTCCTAATGCCAATCGAAGACGTATTCTCAATTTCTGGTAGGGGTACAGTTGTTACAGGTAGAATTGAAAGAGGTACTCTTAAATTAAATGACGATGTTGATATCGTTGGTTTCAAACCTACTGTAACTACAAAAGTTACTGGTATTGAAATGTTCAGAAAAGAAATGGACGAAGCTCAGGCTGGTGACAACGTTGGTGTACTTCTAAGAGGTATCAAAAAAGACGAAGTTGAAAGAGGACAAGTTCTTGCTAAACCTGGAACAATTACACCTCATACAAAATTTGAAGCAGAAGTTTACGCATTAACTAAAGAAGAAGGTGGTAGACATAAACCATTCTTCAACGGATACAGACCACAATTTTACATCAGAACAACTGACGTAACTGGAAGTGTAATTCTTCCAGAAGGTGTAGAAATGGTTATGCCTGGTGATAACGTAAAATTAACTGTAGAACTAATCGCTCCAATCGCACTTGAAGAAGGTACAAGATTTGCTATCAGAGAAGGTGGTAGAACTGTAGGTGCTGGAGTTGTAACTAAAATTATCGAATAAGGGTTTTCCCCTTATTTTTAAAGGACAGAGATGAGAGAAATTATTCATCTAAAATGCCAAGAGTGTGGAAGATTTAACTATCACACTACAAAAGAAAAAAGAGCACATCCAGAAAAATTTGAAGTTAGAAAATACTGTAAATGGTGTAACAAACACACTGTTCACAAAGAATCTAAACTTTAATTTTCGGGCTTCTGCCCTTTCATTTAGACTTGTACAGCAGGTCTAAATGAGCGGGCGTAGCTCAGTTGGCTAGAGCGTCAGCCTTCCAAGCTGAGGGTCGCGAGTTCGAGTCTCGTCGCCCGCTCCACGTGTAGGGCAGTAGCTCCAATGGTAGAGCGGCGGTCTCCAAAACCGCTTGTTGGGGGTTCGAGTCCCTCCTGCCCTGCCATCAACCAATTTTTGGAAGAGGTAACATGGGTAAATTAAAAACATTAATGGACTATATTAAAGCAGCTAAAAATGAGTTGGATAAAGTAATTTTTCCGACAAGCACAGAAATAAAACAGTCATTTATCTCTGTAGTAGTAGTTGTAACTGTAGTTACGCTATTTTTAAGTTTAGTTGATTTAATCATGAGCGGTATTTTAAAAGCCGTATTATAAGGAAACATATGAACTGGTATGCATTACAAGTATATTCTGGAAGTGAGCTTAGTGTTAAAAAAGCTATTGAAAATTTAAAAAACGAATTAAATCTTCAAGACGTTATTGGTGAAGTAATTGTTCCGACTGAAGAAGTAATTGAAGTCAAAAACGGTAAAAAGAAAATATTTGAAAGAAGTATATATCCGGGATATGTTTTCTTAGAAGCTGATTTAGATACTGAACTTTGGCATAAAATCCAGTCTCTTCCAAAAGTTGGTAGATTCATTGGTGAATCTAAAAAACCAACTCCTCTAAAAAAAGAAGATATCGAGCTTATACTCGAAAAAGCAAAAACTAAATCTGCACCTAAACCAAAAGTTTCTTTTGAAGAGGGTGAGATTGTTAGAATTAATGAAGGTCCGTTTGCAAACTTCACAGGAGAAGTTGAAGATTTTGATTATGAAAAAGGAATGCTTAAACTAAATGTAACAATTTTTGGTAGAAGCACTCCTGTAGAAATACATTACACTAAAGTAGAAAAAATAGTATAAAGGATTAGGGATGGCAAAAAAAGTAGTAGAAGTATTAAAACTTCAAATCCCAGCAGGTAAAGCAAATCCATCACCTCCAGTTGGTCCAGCGTTAGGACAAAGAGGTATTAACATTATGGAATTCTGTAAAGCTTTCAATGAAAAAACTAAAGACATGATGGGCTTTACAATTCCTGTTGAAATTACAGTTTTCAGTGACAGAAGTTTTACATTCATCACTAAACAACCACCGGCAACTGATTTATTAAAAAAAGCTGCTGGAATTCAAAAAGGTAGTTCAAACCCACTTAAAGACAAAGTTGGAAAAATTACTAAAGCTCAGCTTAAAGAAGTGGCTGAGAAAAAATTACCAGACTTAAACACTGACGATATTGAACAGGCAATGAAAATTCTTGCAGGTAGTGCAAGAAGTATGGGAATTGAAATAGTAGATTAATACCACTGGCGTGGAAGCAAAAAATTTGCGTAGGAGAGAAAATGGCAAAAAAACATTCAAAAAGATATCAAGAGCTTCTTAAAAAAATAGACAAAGATGTATATGCTCTAAAAGAAGCTGCTGAAAAAGTAAAAGATCTTAAGTCTGCTAAATTTGACGAAACAGTTGAATTGGCACTTAAACTCGGTGTAGACCCAAGACACGCTGATCAAATGATCAGAGGTAGCGTAGTACTTCCTCACGGAACTGGTAAAAATGTTAAAGTTGCAGTATTAGCAAAAGGCGCTAAAGCAGATGAAGCTAAAGAAGCTGGTGCTGATATAGTTGGTGAAGAAGAAGTACTTGAAATGATTCAAAACGGAAACCTAGATTTTGACATTTTAATTACTACACCGGATATGATGGGTAAGCTTGGTAGATTTGGTAAAATCCTTGGGCCTAAAGGGCTTATGCCAAACCCAAAAACTGGCACTGTTACTATGGATGTTGCACAAGCGGTTAAAAATGCTAAAGCTGGACAGGTTAACTTCAGAGTTGATAAAAAAGGTAATATGCATGTAGGTATCGGAAAAGCAAGTTTCGATGCTGATAAAATATATGAAAATGCAGTAGCATTTATTGAAAAAATTAATAAAATGAAACCTGCAAGTGCAAAAGGTAGATACATTCAAAATGCGGCTCTAAGTTTAACAATGAGCCCAAGTGTAAAACTAGACGTAAACGAATTGACTGAATATAAATAAAAAGGCTTTGGCCTAAGTCTAAATGACTTAGAAAGCAGGTGGGATTTCCCTTAATTTCCTGCCGAGTCTAAGTGAAAGGAGCTTTATGAAAAAAGAATTAAAAAAACAAATCGTAGAAGAGCTCTCAAAAGAATTTACCAATGAAGTTAGCGTATTCTACGCAGACTTCAAAGGTCAGACTGTAAAAGATTTAGAGGCTCTAAGAAAAGCTGTTAGAGAAGCTGAAGGTAAAGCAAGAATAATTAAAAATACTCTTGCAAAAATAGCTTTTGCTAACAACGGTATTGAAGCTGAGTTTGAAGAAAACAATATTTTTATCTGGGGTGAAGATCAAATCACTCTTGCAAAAATAATTACAAAACATGCAGCTGCAAACAAAGACACTTTTAAAATTAAAGGTGCAGTAATTGAAGGTGAAGTAAAAGACGCTGCTTATGTTGATGAAGTAAGCAAACTTCCAACAAAAGACGAATTACTTGGAATGGTTGCATTTATGATGAAAGCTCCTGTTGCAAAATTTGCATGGGCTTTAAATAAATTAATTGAAAAAAAAGAATCTGAATAAAATAAAAAATAAATAGGAGGAGTTACTATGGCTTGTACATTTGAACAAATTTTAGAAACTATTGAAAACTTAACAGTTAAAGAATTAAACGAATTAGTAAAATTATTCGAAGAAAAATTTGATGTAAGCGCACAACCTACAGTTGTAGCTGGTGCTGCTGGTGGAGCTGCTGGTGGAGCTGCTGAAGAAAAAACTGAATTCGACGTAATTCTTAAAGATGCTGGTGCTAAAAAAATCAACGTAATTAAAGTTGTAAGACAAATTACTGGTGCTGGATTAAAAGAAGCTAAAGAAATCGTTGACGGTGCACCTTCAACAATTAAAGAAGCTGTAAGCAAAGAAGAAGCTGAAGAAATTAAAAAACAACTTGAAGAAGCGGGAGCAACTGTAGAAGTTAAATAATTTCTCCCCTTGCTTTTTTTTATATATTTTGATATATATACAATCTCTACTAAATATTCTGCGCAGGAGAGCCTATGTTAAACCAATTAAAATCAGCCAATAGATTAAGATTAGATTTTTCTAAAATCCCACAAATATTGGATATTCCGAATTTACTACATTTACAACAAAACTCTTTCCAAGATTTTATCAATCTTAAAGAGCCTGAAAAAAGTGGTATTCATAAAGTTTTTAAGTCAATGTTTCCGATTACAGATGCCCAAAACAGAATTACTCTAGAGTATGCCGGTATAGAATTTAAAAAACCGAAGTATACTGTTCGTGAATGTATGGAAAAAGGTCTTACATATTCTATACCTATTAGAATTAAAATCAGACTTATCGTTCATGAAAGAGATGAAAAAACAGGTGAAAAAATTGGTATAAAAGATATTAAAGAACAAACTCTTTATATTAGAGATATTCCTTTAATGACGGAAAGAACCAGTTTTATTATAAATGGAGTAGAAAGAGTTATCGTAAATCAGCTTCACAGAAGCCCGGGTGTTATTTTTAAACAGGAAGAAGCACAAAATTCAAATAAACTATTATATTCTGCTCAAATTATTCCTGACAGGGGAAGCTGGGTATATTTTGAATATGATGTTAAAGATGTTCTATATGTAAGAGTTAACAAAAGAAGAAAAGTTCCTGTAACAATACTTCTTAGAGCTATGGATTATTCTAAAGAAGATATTCTTAGAATGTTTTATCCAATTATTGATATCAGAATACGTGATAATAAATTTTTAATGCCTACTAAAGCTTTACAAGCAGGCAAGCTAGATTATGATTTAAAAGATCCAGACGGCAATATCATATTAACGGCAGGTAAAAGACTAAGCGATAGAAAACTTAAAAAAATTCAAGAGGAATTAGAGTTTGTCGAATATCCAATTGAAATACTTATAGACAGACATTTAGCTGAGCCTATTTATGATCCGGTAACAGGCGAAGTATTGTTTGATACGTTAACAGTATTAAATGAAGTTAAACTTAAAAAAATTCTCGAATCACAGATAGAAGATTTTAAAATTGTTAACGATTTGGCTGAAGGTGTTGATGATTCAATTCTTAGAGCTTTCCACCAAGATATCGAAACACTTAAAATTTTAAGACAGGTTGAGGGAATTGAAAACGAAAACGATTTAGCAAGAATCAGAATTTACAAAGTTATGAGACCTGGTGAACCTGCAACACCTCAAACAGCAAA
It contains:
- the tuf gene encoding elongation factor Tu; the protein is MAKEKFQRTKPHVNIGTIGHVDHGKTTLTAAITGVLAQKGLSEMKDYDNIDNAPEEKERGITINTSHVEYETENRHYAHVDCPGHADYVKNMITGAAQMDGAILVVAATDGPMPQTREHILLSRQVGVPAIVVFLNKMDMVDDEELLELVEMEVRELLSEYDFDGDNAPVVAGSALKALEEVKAGSLGEWSEKILELMAAVDEYIPTPERDTEKDFLMPIEDVFSISGRGTVVTGRIERGTLKLNDDVDIVGFKPTVTTKVTGIEMFRKEMDEAQAGDNVGVLLRGIKKDEVERGQVLAKPGTITPHTKFEAEVYALTKEEGGRHKPFFNGYRPQFYIRTTDVTGSVILPEGVEMVMPGDNVKLTVELIAPIALEEGTRFAIREGGRTVGAGVVTKIIE
- the rplJ gene encoding 50S ribosomal protein L10, whose product is MKKELKKQIVEELSKEFTNEVSVFYADFKGQTVKDLEALRKAVREAEGKARIIKNTLAKIAFANNGIEAEFEENNIFIWGEDQITLAKIITKHAAANKDTFKIKGAVIEGEVKDAAYVDEVSKLPTKDELLGMVAFMMKAPVAKFAWALNKLIEKKESE
- the rplA gene encoding 50S ribosomal protein L1, yielding MAKKHSKRYQELLKKIDKDVYALKEAAEKVKDLKSAKFDETVELALKLGVDPRHADQMIRGSVVLPHGTGKNVKVAVLAKGAKADEAKEAGADIVGEEEVLEMIQNGNLDFDILITTPDMMGKLGRFGKILGPKGLMPNPKTGTVTMDVAQAVKNAKAGQVNFRVDKKGNMHVGIGKASFDADKIYENAVAFIEKINKMKPASAKGRYIQNAALSLTMSPSVKLDVNELTEYK
- the rplK gene encoding 50S ribosomal protein L11, encoding MAKKVVEVLKLQIPAGKANPSPPVGPALGQRGINIMEFCKAFNEKTKDMMGFTIPVEITVFSDRSFTFITKQPPATDLLKKAAGIQKGSSNPLKDKVGKITKAQLKEVAEKKLPDLNTDDIEQAMKILAGSARSMGIEIVD
- the nusG gene encoding transcription termination/antitermination protein NusG, with amino-acid sequence MNWYALQVYSGSELSVKKAIENLKNELNLQDVIGEVIVPTEEVIEVKNGKKKIFERSIYPGYVFLEADLDTELWHKIQSLPKVGRFIGESKKPTPLKKEDIELILEKAKTKSAPKPKVSFEEGEIVRINEGPFANFTGEVEDFDYEKGMLKLNVTIFGRSTPVEIHYTKVEKIV
- the rplL gene encoding 50S ribosomal protein L7/L12: MACTFEQILETIENLTVKELNELVKLFEEKFDVSAQPTVVAGAAGGAAGGAAEEKTEFDVILKDAGAKKINVIKVVRQITGAGLKEAKEIVDGAPSTIKEAVSKEEAEEIKKQLEEAGATVEVK
- the rpmG gene encoding 50S ribosomal protein L33; this translates as MREIIHLKCQECGRFNYHTTKEKRAHPEKFEVRKYCKWCNKHTVHKESKL
- the secE gene encoding preprotein translocase subunit SecE, which translates into the protein MDYIKAAKNELDKVIFPTSTEIKQSFISVVVVVTVVTLFLSLVDLIMSGILKAVL